The following proteins come from a genomic window of Cygnus olor isolate bCygOlo1 chromosome W, bCygOlo1.pri.v2, whole genome shotgun sequence:
- the LOC121062453 gene encoding LOW QUALITY PROTEIN: protein FAM210B, mitochondrial-like (The sequence of the model RefSeq protein was modified relative to this genomic sequence to represent the inferred CDS: substituted 1 base at 1 genomic stop codon), with protein sequence MGTDPIADPCLQARLDPGILRLTVTLALQAMLRIPETGKPAQPFTKVQQGVSEPYMQFIGRLRDALDKQIDNREAKDALLQKLARVQRHLHPRCHLRAPARPPAPPPAAALLRFERPPARTGRCLLLRPAHHPAGPRSPLPAAAAAPPPPPSPGRPPLSPPAPLLALRAAAGSSAKDVGGSPEKAATDLSSENKQLNKSXQLKKVFKEYGAVGVSFHVGISLVSLGIFYPAVSSGVDMTAVLFKLGFSESSLQSKRAAGTSTFVLAYAIHKLFAPVRLSITIVSVPFIVRYCRKIGFFKPPTPNP encoded by the exons ATGGGTACAGACCCGATAGCAGATCCGTGCCTTCAGGCGCGTCTAGATCCAGGCATCCTCCGGCTGACTGTGACCCTAGCCCTCCAGGCAATGTTAAGAATTCCAGAGACCGGGAAGCCCGCGCAGCCCTTTACAAAGGTCCAGCAAGGGGTGTCTGAACCATACATGCAGTTTATAGGTCGGCTTCGCGATGCACTAGATAAGCAGATTGACAATCGGGAAGCAAAAGACGCCTTGCTACAAAAGCTAGCTAG GGTCCAGCGCCACCTGCACCCCCGCTGTCACCTCCGGGcacccgcccgcccgcccgccccgccgccggctgctGCGCTTCTCAGGTTCGAGCGCCCGCCCGCACGCACCgggcgctgcctgctgctgcgccCTGCCCACCACCCCGCGGGCCCCCGCTcgccgctgcccgccgccgccgctgcccccccgccacccccctccccgggccggcctcccctcagcccgccGGCCCCTCTGCTGGCGCTGcgggccgccgccggcagctCGGCCAAGGATGTGGGTGGATCCCCTGAAAAGGCAGCCACAGATCTCAGCAGTGAAAACAAGCAACTCAATAAATCCtagcagctgaaaaaagttttcaaagaatatgGTGCTGTAGGGGTTTCATTCCATGTTGGAATTTCATTAGTATCTCTAGGAATCTTCTACCCGGCTGTGTCAAGTGGTGTGGATatgactgcagttctcttcaaacttggtttcagtgaatCATCGCTGCAGTCTAAAAGGGCTGCTGGTACAAGCACATTTGTGTTGGCATATGCTattcacaaattgtttgctCCAGTACGACTCAGCATTACTATAGTTTCTGTGCCATTTATTGTCCGATACTGCCGGAAGATTGGTTTCTTCAAACCTCCTACCCCAAATCCATGA